In Acidobacteriota bacterium, the DNA window TCCGTCGAGCAGGCGATCCACGACAACACCAGCGACGCCTACGACTACTACAACACCAAGTTCGGCCGCGATTCCTTCAACGGCTCCGGCGCCACCATCACCTCCACGGCGCACTATGGCAGCAGCTATGTCAACGCCTACTGGAACGGCTCTCAGCTGGTCTACGGCGACGGTGACGGCAGCAACTCCGGCCCCCTGGGCAACGCCTTCGACGTGGTGGCCCACGAGCTCACCCACGCGGTCACCGACTATGAGTCCAATCTGATCTACCAGAACGAGTCCGGCGCCCTCAACGAGGCGTTCTCGGACATCTTCGCCGCCGCCGCCGAAGCGTGGCTGGACGGTGGTGTCAACTCCAACACCTGGAAGGTCGGCGAGGACACCTGGACCCCGGGTATCTCCGGTGACGCGCTGCGCTACATGGACGATCCCACCGACGACGGCAGCTCCTACGACTACTATCCGGAGCGCTACACCGGCTCCTCCGACAACGGCGGCGTGCACCTCAACTCCGGTATCGCCAACCTGGCCTTCCAGCTGTTGGTGGATGGCGGCACCCACCCGCGGGGCAAGACCTCCAACACCGTGCCGGGCATCGGCATGGCCAAGGCGGAGCAGATCTTCTACCGCGCCCAGACCACCTACCTGAGCTCGAGCTCGAACTTCGCCGCCGCCCGGACCGCCACGGCCAACGCCGCCGCGGACCTCTACGGCAGCAGCTCCTCCGAGGTCGATGCGGTGCATGAGGCCTGGTGCGCCGTGGGCGTGCCCAACTGCCCCGGCAGCGGTGGTGGCGGCGGTGGTTGCCCCTCCGGCTACACCTCCTACACCGGCTCCATCTCCAACGGCCAGAGCATCACGGTGGCCCAGGGTTCCGCCAGCGGCACCATCGACGGCATCCTCACCGGAACCGCCACCGATCTGGACCTCTACCTGGACAAGGAAAGCTGCTCCTGGTGGAGCTGCTCCTGGTCCAACGTGGACAGCAGCCTGAGCTCCAATTCCAGCGAGCAGGTGACCTACAGCGGCAGCTCCGGTACCTACCGCTGGCGCGTGGTGTCCTACAGCGGTAGCGGCACCTACGAGCTGTGCACGAACCAGCCGTAAGGCTCTTCGTTCCTTTCCCTTGATGCGTGCATTGCCCCGTCGCCTTTCGGCGGCGGGGCGCTTTTCATTTCTGGGAAGTCCAGCTTATTCCGAAGCGCCCTGGGAGGCCTGCTCGCCCGTCCCGGAGGCCACCCCCGGCTCCGGCCAGCCCAGCAGTTGGCTGAGGACCTTGGGGATGTCGGTATTGTCCAGGTTGCCGCCGAAGGATGCGGCGCCGGGTCCGGCGGCGAAGATGGGCACGTCCTCTCCGGTGTGACCGCCGGTGTTGAACCCGTCCACCCGCGGCAACCAGGTGACCCCGGTGCGGTCGCCCAAGGCACGGCCGAGGATGCGGCCGGCATTGTAGCTGTCACCCTCCAGGCGAACGGCCAGCACCTCTTCCTCGGTAAAGTGCGGCACCTCTTCTTCCGGGTACTGATCGAAGCCGGAGAGCTCGTCGAGGTACTCGGCCCCCTTGGGATCGTCCTCGTCCCGCACGTCAGCCTTCATCCAATCCACCGAGGCGGACTGCCGCGAGATCATTTCCCAGTCGACGAAGTCGTTGATCGCCAGCCCGCCGGTGGCGTGGTCGGCGGTGATCAGCACCAGGGTTTCCGGATGCTCCTTCTGGTACTCCATCACCGCTTCCACCGCCCGATCGAAAGCTGCCATCTCGGCGATGACGCCGGCGGCGTCGAAGCTGTGACCGGCGTGGTCGATGCGGCCGCCCTCGATCATCAGGAAGAACGGCTGGTCGCCGGTGCCCAAGGCCTTCAGGGCCACTTCCGTGAGGCGCTGGAGGTCCGGGTAGCGTAGCGCCTCGGGTATCCGCTGGTTGTCCAGCTCGTAGGGCATATGACCTCCGGCCAGAAGCCCCAAGAGCTTCTCCGGGGGCTCACCCTCCAGGTCCTCGCGGTCCTGCCAAAGGGTATAGCCCGCAGCCTCGAACTCCTCCAACAGATTGCGATCGTCCTGGCGGCTGCCGTAGCTGCGGTAGGGCAGGAAGTCCGCCCAACCGCCGGCGAGGATGAGATCCGGCCCTTGCTCCAGCAGCTGCGGCGCCAGCTTGTCCACCTCCTCCGGCTTGTAGCGATTCTTGATCGAGCCGTAAAACGACGCCGGCGTGGCGTGGGTGATCTCGGTGGTGGTGACATAGCCCACCTTCCAGCCCTGATCTTGGGCCAGGTCGGCGATGGTGCGCACCGGCTGCTCGTCGGGGGTCATGCCGATCATCT includes these proteins:
- a CDS encoding alkaline phosphatase, giving the protein MMRCLRSRLLPLAALLLPLLLIPQGGCGQPEEEKPASVIFMIGDGMGPAAIALARWALLEPGERLTLEQLPEVGWVTTYSSNNAVTDSAASGTAMAAGIKTDNQMIGMTPDEQPVRTIADLAQDQGWKVGYVTTTEITHATPASFYGSIKNRYKPEEVDKLAPQLLEQGPDLILAGGWADFLPYRSYGSRQDDRNLLEEFEAAGYTLWQDREDLEGEPPEKLLGLLAGGHMPYELDNQRIPEALRYPDLQRLTEVALKALGTGDQPFFLMIEGGRIDHAGHSFDAAGVIAEMAAFDRAVEAVMEYQKEHPETLVLITADHATGGLAINDFVDWEMISRQSASVDWMKADVRDEDDPKGAEYLDELSGFDQYPEEEVPHFTEEEVLAVRLEGDSYNAGRILGRALGDRTGVTWLPRVDGFNTGGHTGEDVPIFAAGPGAASFGGNLDNTDIPKVLSQLLGWPEPGVASGTGEQASQGASE
- a CDS encoding M4 family metallopeptidase, yielding MRLARFNFVTLALLLILGTLPAFAAGSDGPQDERVLHRDAAGVPTFMAGDLGVLESGIAKRDAAIDFLRGFAGENLRATGDETFASRSVYRDDLGQVHVRVRQSIHGLPVVGAELIVHADRKSNRVIAVNGKFVSADGLATEPKVEAGVAFKQALAEAGIVEPELLSDVELTYVLDGRGESAHLAWKGLVAYENEVGPQKDWVFADATSGALVTRHPTIIHAKSWRTYDANNGSSLPGTLRCTNTQTCSDSVEQAIHDNTSDAYDYYNTKFGRDSFNGSGATITSTAHYGSSYVNAYWNGSQLVYGDGDGSNSGPLGNAFDVVAHELTHAVTDYESNLIYQNESGALNEAFSDIFAAAAEAWLDGGVNSNTWKVGEDTWTPGISGDALRYMDDPTDDGSSYDYYPERYTGSSDNGGVHLNSGIANLAFQLLVDGGTHPRGKTSNTVPGIGMAKAEQIFYRAQTTYLSSSSNFAAARTATANAAADLYGSSSSEVDAVHEAWCAVGVPNCPGSGGGGGGCPSGYTSYTGSISNGQSITVAQGSASGTIDGILTGTATDLDLYLDKESCSWWSCSWSNVDSSLSSNSSEQVTYSGSSGTYRWRVVSYSGSGTYELCTNQP